In Hydrogenovibrio thermophilus, the following are encoded in one genomic region:
- the hslU gene encoding ATP-dependent protease ATPase subunit HslU, whose amino-acid sequence MMTPKEIVHALDHHIVGQSEAKKSVAIALRNRWRRAQLPEELRQEVTPKNILMIGPTGVGKTEIARRLAKLANAPFIKVEATKYTEVGYVGREVDSIIKDLAENAIKLHREQAVKDVQRKAEDLAEERILDILLPPARGHEDESYDNMSETRQKFRKRLREGDLDDKEIEIDLNAAPAHVEIMGAPGMEEMTNQLQEMFQGLNQGKKQKRKLPIKQAMKHLTEEEAQRLIDQEDMKAKAIENVEQNGIVFIDEIDKVAKRQEASGGDVSREGVQRDLLPLIEGSTVSTKYGMIKTDHILFIASGAFHLSKPSDLIPELQGRLPIRVELKSLKVEDFIRILTEPKAALTTQAIALLQTEGVNIEFTDDGIQRLAEIAYHVNESTENIGARRLHTVMEHLLEEVSFSAPDNDGQKIVIDQAFVNERLGDLSQDQDLSQYIL is encoded by the coding sequence ATGATGACACCCAAGGAAATTGTCCACGCACTCGATCACCACATTGTCGGTCAGTCCGAAGCCAAAAAATCGGTGGCCATCGCCCTGCGAAATCGCTGGCGCCGCGCGCAATTACCGGAAGAACTTCGTCAGGAAGTCACACCTAAAAACATTTTGATGATCGGGCCGACCGGGGTCGGGAAAACCGAAATCGCCCGCCGTCTGGCCAAACTCGCCAACGCCCCCTTCATCAAAGTCGAAGCCACCAAGTACACCGAAGTCGGCTACGTGGGACGCGAAGTCGATTCCATCATCAAGGATCTGGCAGAAAATGCCATCAAGCTACACCGTGAACAAGCGGTGAAAGACGTGCAACGCAAAGCCGAAGACCTGGCCGAAGAGCGCATCCTCGATATTTTGTTGCCACCGGCGCGCGGCCATGAAGATGAAAGCTACGACAATATGTCCGAGACCCGCCAGAAGTTCCGAAAACGCCTACGCGAAGGCGATTTGGACGACAAGGAAATTGAAATCGACCTGAACGCTGCGCCGGCGCATGTGGAAATCATGGGCGCGCCCGGCATGGAAGAAATGACCAATCAGCTCCAGGAAATGTTCCAGGGGCTGAACCAGGGCAAAAAACAAAAACGCAAACTGCCGATCAAACAGGCGATGAAACATCTGACCGAAGAAGAAGCCCAGCGCCTGATCGACCAGGAAGATATGAAAGCCAAAGCCATCGAAAACGTCGAACAGAATGGCATCGTGTTTATCGACGAAATCGACAAGGTCGCCAAACGTCAGGAAGCTTCCGGCGGCGACGTCTCCCGTGAAGGCGTGCAGCGCGACCTGCTTCCGTTGATTGAAGGCTCCACCGTTTCCACCAAATACGGCATGATTAAAACCGACCACATTCTGTTCATCGCTTCCGGCGCCTTCCACTTGTCGAAACCGTCGGATTTGATTCCCGAACTGCAAGGCCGCTTGCCGATTCGCGTCGAGCTGAAATCCCTCAAAGTGGAAGATTTCATCCGCATTCTGACCGAACCGAAAGCCGCCCTGACCACGCAGGCGATCGCCCTGTTGCAAACCGAAGGGGTCAATATCGAGTTCACCGACGACGGCATTCAACGCCTGGCGGAAATTGCTTACCATGTTAACGAAAGCACCGAAAACATTGGCGCGCGACGTTTGCATACCGTTATGGAGCATCTGCTGGAAGAGGTCTCTTTCAGCGCGCCGGACAACGACGGACAAAAAATCGTCATCGACCAGGCCTTCGTCAACGAACGGCTTGGCGATTTGTCACAAGACCAGGACTTGTCGCAATACATTCTGTAA
- a CDS encoding gamma-butyrobetaine hydroxylase-like domain-containing protein: protein MATPTDIKLQQKSRQLVVTFDTGEVFELPCEYLRVYSQSAEVTGHAPGQEVLQVGKRNVNIEGITPVGNYGVKLHFDDGHDTGIYTWERLYELGQHYDDYWQDYLQRLQKAGHKHPDMPPTDLSELL, encoded by the coding sequence ATGGCAACTCCAACAGACATTAAACTGCAACAGAAATCACGGCAACTGGTGGTGACGTTCGACACCGGCGAGGTGTTTGAACTGCCCTGCGAATACCTGCGGGTGTATTCGCAGTCGGCCGAAGTCACCGGCCACGCGCCGGGCCAAGAGGTTTTGCAAGTCGGCAAGCGTAACGTCAACATCGAAGGCATTACCCCGGTGGGGAATTATGGTGTTAAACTGCACTTCGACGACGGCCACGACACCGGTATTTATACTTGGGAACGCTTGTACGAACTCGGCCAGCATTACGACGACTACTGGCAGGATTATCTGCAACGTTTGCAGAAAGCCGGCCACAAACACCCGGACATGCCGCCGACCGATTTAAGCGAACTGCTGTAA